One Streptomyces marianii genomic window, GAGTACCGCGGCCGTCGGCTGCAGCAGAGCGTCGGCCGGGTCCATGTCGGCGGGGAGCTCGGGCAAGCCGGTGGCGAAGAAGCCCTCGTGCCGGGCAGCCGCGGGCAGCCTGGACGGCCTGGTGAAGACGATCTCCGGGGCTGCGCCGGGCCACGGACCGTAGGTGTGCAGCGGCGAGATCGCGTGGTGGGTGAAGAACCTGCGGCCACCCTTGGGGTGGGTGTCGACCCTGCTGGGCATCGGTCGGACGCCCCGGACGCGCCCGGGCTTCACGGGGAGGCAGCTGGTGGTCTCCTGGTCGAGGAAGTCCTCGACGATCTCCAGGAGCAGGTCGCGGTCGGTGATGGTCCCGCCGATCAGCAGCGCGCCCCCGTCACGTGGCGGGAAGTTCTCGCCGACCGGCTCGACGGCGCCACGGGTCCAGATCCGCAGCGCGCCGTCGTCGGCGTAGGCCAGAACGAAGTCGGCACTTCTGCCCCAGGTAGGGACGATGTGGTGATGAGCGGTACGAAGCACGAGGGCCTCCCTTGGCCGTGGACGGGCGCGTCCAGGGGCCCGGGCGCGCGAGACCAGCCCGCGGGAACGGGCTGCATCCCCCTTGCGCGCGGAGACCACTGGAGGCCTCCCAACGGCCTCGTGGGCGAGCCTATCCGGGTCAGCGGACAGCCACCCGGCGATTCCCGGAAACGGGCGGCAGACGTGCGCCGCACGGGGTCATGCAAGGCGGGGCGGAGGCCTGGTCATCCGGTAGAGCCGTCGCGCTGTGGGCGGTCTGACCGAGGGTGCGGCGAGAGCTTCCTGGCCGTGTTCTCGCACGTCACCAGGAGGTGGCACGCTTACTCCGGACGAAACGAGGAGGACAGGTGGCGCACGACCCAGACCAGGACCGGCGGACAGCGGGCGGCTTTCTCGCCGGGGCCGGGATGTGCGTGATGCTTGCCGCCGCCACCCACCGCGCTGCGTTCGTGTTGCTCGCCGCGGGGATGCTGGTCTCGTCGCTGATGTTCTTCCGGCGCGTGCTCCTGCCCCGCCCGTTCTACTACTGGCCCGCCTGGGCGACCGGTGCCGCCGTCGCCCTCCTCCTGGCCTGGGCATTTCCCGGAGCGACCCGCCTGGTCCTGGTGCCTTTGGCTGCAGCCGAGGCCGTCGTCGCCCTGGTCCTTGCGTTCCTTTGGCGCCGGCGCCGATACGGCCGGGGCGACTGGATCGCATGGCTGCCCATGGAGCGCATCCTCCTGCGCCGGGAGTGGACTCGTCGGGAAGTGATCCGGTGGGCCGAGGACGACTACCGCGAGCCGTGCGCGATCGGCCGCGCCGACGACTTTCCTGACATCGCCGCCAAGACGCCGCTCTACCCCGACCGCGAGCGGCCTCTCTACCGCGCCCGGCCCCTCGACGGACAGGCGTAGACGCACAGAACCGGCCGGCCTGTGGGGCCGGGGGCTTCTGTAGGTGGGGCAGGGGATCGGGACCGCGCCCCGGTGCCGTCCGATTCTGTGTCCATGAACACCGGCTCCGGCCCCGCGGCAGTCCGCCGCTCGGGCTCGGCTGTCGTCCCTCTTGCTGGCCTACCCGTAGTGGTCGGCGTGACCATCTGTCGATCCGCTCGGGAACGGCGCGGCCTTCGAGGGAAGTGCTCAGCGACGTGATGGCGGCGATGACCCGCCTCGCCTAGTGATGCCGTTCTGGTACGGGGTCGTGAAGTCCCCGGTGGAGCGCTGCTGCTGGGCGGCAACGCGTGAGTCGGCCCAGCGTCAACAGCCCTCCGCGGAGCGCTCCGTGCTGGTGGAGCGCCTTGACCGCGTAGGTGGAACAACTCGGTGTGTAGGGGCAGCAGGCGGGGCGGCGGGGGCTGACCGCGACGCGGTAGCGGCGCACCGCCCCGTACATCAGGGCGGCAGCGCGTCCCTGCGGGCGCGGTGCCGCGGGGTCGTCACCCGGGGCGACGGTGGGGGCGCGGAGGAAGGTGAGCAGTGCGGTGAGCGCGGCGGCCGGGCCGCAGATGGCGCAGTACGAGGCGCAGTCGTCGACACACCCCACGCAGCAGTTCTCGTCCTTGTCCCGGCGCTTACGGTCCCGCCTCTTCTTGGGCACGTACATCCTTTCGCATCGTGGCTCTCGCATCGTATGTGGCGCCCGCGACCGTGGCGTCACGCTTCTGTGCTGCTGTGGGGTCGTCGTCGCACCGCCCGCCGGGCCTGCGCCCGCTTCGCGGCTCGCGCCGCGAAGCGGGCGGGTGCCGTCGCCTTCGGCCTGCGTACCGCCGTCAGGCCGAAGGAAGACCGGGCGGAGTGCCGCCGCTCAGGCCAGTCCGCCGCCAGGGGCCGCGGTGCGGATACGTACCGCCGCTGCCTGGCAGGTTCGATGCGCATCGTCCGACGGCCCCGTCGGGTGGGCGCGGACCTCCCCGAAATGAGTGCAATAAAGTTGACTAAACTTACTCCAATGAGTACATCAGTGAATACGACCCGCCGGGAAGAGGAGCGGCATGACCAACATCACCGAGTACCGCAACCTGATCATCGCGCACGCCGAGCTGCGTGCCCTGCGGATCCGCCTCTGTGCCACCGGCACTCCGGCCGACGCCGACCTTGAGACCCGCGCCTCGGGTCTCATGGCCATGGCCATGCAGGAGGCTGACGCGGCGTCGGCTCTCACCCCGCGCGAGATCGAGATCCTCGCCCAGGGCCTGCGGTACTCGATCGGCGAACTGATGTCCATGCCCAAGGAGAGCCACGCCGAGAAGATGGCGCGTTACCGTGCCGCCGCACTCAACCTTCGCCGCATGATCGACGAGGGTGAGTAGGTTTCGGTCATCACGGCCCGCCCGCTCGGCGTTCGCCGGCGCCGATTTTCCGTGTCGGCTTCCGCCTGATCCGGTCCCGCGTCTCCGGGCCTGTCGCGTGCCTGCAGGGCCCTGGCCCCGCGCTGGCGTCCCCGGGCCGCGGCCGTTGCCCCGCCCTCCGCCGCCACCGTTCCGGCCGCTGCCCTGCCTCGGGCCGCCCGTGCCGTCCTGTCCGCCGCTGCCTCTCGCCCTGGTCGCCGGGCCGTCGGCCCGCCTCCGCTTCGGCGGCCGGGCTCACGCCGCCGCGCCGCCCGCTGGGCTCTGGTCGCCGCTGCCGTCCTCGTTGAGGACCCGTCCTGCGTCGTCCGGAAGCGTCCAGAAACGTCCAACCGTGGCCGATGAAGGCCGCTGCGCCCCGCCACTGGGCGCTGCTGGTAGGCGAGCTGTTCGCCGTTGCTCGGTGTTGTCCGGGAGAATCCGGCGCCGCCTGCGTCCGCTGTTTCCGTGTTGCGTCGTGGTCTCGACGCAGGACCCGCAGCGTCGTCGAGTACCGCCTCCCGGGCCGGGGGAACTCGCCGTAGTCGCCGCCTGGTTGGTGTCCCCTGTCAGCCGCCTGCGGGGACGGTGTCGGGGTGCGTCGTCGTGTTGGTCGGTGTCCACTGCGGGTCTTCGCGGTTCTGCAGCCCGGTATCCGTGGTCGTCGCTTGGTCGGAAATGTTGAGTTGCCGGGTTTGTGCTTGCTGTATGAGGGCCCGGTAGCTAGTCAGGGCCTGCTCGTATTCGGTGAAGGCCTGCGTCAGGCGCTGTTTCGCGGCGGTGAGTGCCAGGACCAGCTCGGCGTCGTCGCGGGCCGGCGTGCCGGTAGGGGCCGACGGTGAGAGGCGGTTCCCACGGTCCGGCCGTGCGGCTTTGGTGGTCCGAACGAAGGCGCCTCTTCCCTTGACCGTGTAGACGAGTCCCTCTTCCTTCAGGCGCCGGGTCGCGTTCTGGGCGGTGGAGTTCGCGATACGGAAACGTTCCTGGAGCTCCCGGGCCGAGGGAAAACGGCCGCCCGGGACAAGACGGCCCGCCTGGATCTCGGACCGGAGTATCTCGGCGACCTGCACGTAGGGTGGCCGGGGATCGTCAGCGATCACGCCGTGCCCACGGAGACGTTCGCGAGCGGGCGCCGCCGTCCCGCCGCCGCGGTGCTGGACCTCCCGCGCGTCTGTCGCCCCCTCGCCCTTGGATTCCCCGGGGTGTTCGCGTACGTAGCTGCCCCGCCCGAGAACGGAGTAGACCAGCCCTTCCCGTTTCAGTACCCGCAGGGCGTTTTGCACCGTCGAGCTTGAGACCCCGAAGTCGCGCTGCAGGATACGGGCCGAGGGAATCCGGGCCCCGGGCGGCAGCTCGCCGCTGAAGATGGCCGTGCGCAGCACCTCGGCAGCCTGCTGGAAGGGAGGGCGCGAGTCGGTTTCCAAGGGGAGAGGCATGGCTTCACGCTACCCACACCACGCCGGGCACCCGCCGCCGCGCCACCCTGGTCGCGCCGACGGGGCAACTCCTGGAGGCGTCGGCGGGTTCGCGATCGCAGGGAGGGGCGGTGACGGTCATCTCAATGAGGCAGTCGGTGAGGGTGCCCGCCAGGCCGGGGCATGGCGGGGGTTAGCGGCGTATACGCCGCCGCGTCCGGGAGTGCTCCCCGGCGAGGGTGCGTTCGCGAGTCGTGACCGTGTACTTGCGTTCGCGCAGGTCGAAGACCACCCAGGGGCTGTTGCCGTGATCACTGGAGGCGTACGGCTGATGCTGCCAGTTGTTACAGGAGCCGTAGCGGTCGTGGAAGCTGGGGTGGAGGCCGGCGGCGGCGAGGGCGTTCAGGGCGTCCGCGAGGTCCTGCCAGAGGGCGGCGGTGTCGGGCTTCGGGGTGGTGTCCATCGGAATGGCGCTCCGGTTCTGTGCGCAGGGTGGTGCCGGGGCCCGCCATGGCCCGGCCCGGTCGAGCGGCTGGAGCGCAGCGGGCGCCGTGCTGGAGGCGGTCAGGAAGCGACGGACATCGCGCGGCGCCAGATGCGCTCCTCGCGACGTCGGGTCTGGCGGCGGTACTTGGGGCCCTTCTCGCCCTCGTCGCCGTACCGGTGGGGAAGCACCTTGCTGCCCACCGTCCCGGTCCGAGCATGGCGGTACTTGCGCCTCTTGATGCGGCCACTGCCCGGTACGGGTGCGGACCTCATGCTGTCTCCTTGTCGGGTGGCGCGACGGGGTCCCATTGGCGGGATGGCGTGGTGCGGGGCGTCGTGCAGGGGCGGCCGACGCCGAGTTTCAGGGCGGCTCTACTGGTGCTGCACCGTCCCGCTGGTCATCCGGATGACGCCTTGGCACACCGAGGCCGAGCAGGTGTCTGCCTCTCCATCATGACTCTTAAAATTATACATTACGTGGATGCATGAAGCAAACTTTAAGAGTCAACTTGGCTGGGCGGCTGAACGCCGATGCCTGCCACGGGCCTGTCGGCCGGGAGGTTCTCCGGCGCTAGCTGTGCCCGCCGGTCCCGGCTATCTGGTGTACGGGATGGCGTTGTCGCCGGTGCCGTCGAACAGCCGCTGGAACAGGTCCATGCGGCCCGCGGCGTGTTTGGCCGTCCCGTAGGTCTCCAGGGCGGTGCCGAGCAGGCGCATCACGTTGTCGTCGACGAGGGCGTCGGTGAAGACGGGCCCGGGCGGGAAGAGCCGGTCGGCGTCCTCGTCTTCCTTGCGCAGCCGGGCGAGGTTGGCGTCCTGGACACGGGCGCCGGCCGCTTCCCACGCCAGCTCGGTGGCTTCGCGTCCGGGGGAGGGGGCGTACCGGTCGGGGCTGCTGCTCACCGGTTCACCGTAACGCCCGGCTCGGACGTCCCGGTCCCGCCTCAGTCCCAGGTCGTCCTCTTGCCGCCCGTCGGCCTTCGTGCCCGCTTCCGGCGGCCGACGTCCGGCCGTGCCGTTCACCGCTCCCTGTGGTCGCTGCGCTGTCCCGTCCCGAGCGTTCATCGGCGCTCATGCCTGCCTCGTCTCGCTGCCGTCGGCCCCGCTGTTGCCGCCGGCCGCCGGCCGCCGCTCCCGCGCGGCCGCCCCGCCCCGAGCCCGCCCGCCGCTGCTCGGCGTTCACTGCCTGCCCGCGTCTCGCCGCCGGCCGTCCGGCCCCGGCCCCCGAGCCGCCGCTGCGCCGTCCGTCGCCGTCCTCGCTCGCTCGGCCGCGCCGCTGTCCGGGCCCCGCCGCGGCCGTGCCGCCGCGCTGCCCCGCGCCCTGAGCCTGCGCCGACCCGCCCGCCGCGTCCTGGTAGCGACAGCACAGTGGCGGCCTGCCGCCCGGCGCGCTCGCCATGGTGCGGCTGCCCCTGGTCCGGCGCAGACGCGCGAGAACGACGCCTGTTTCTGGCCGTGCACCTGCTCACCCGCCCAACTCCCGCCCCGGTGCGACGGTCCGCGTACACGCCCGGATCACTGCGTTCGACTCGCCGCTCGAAGGTCCGCTGCCGTGTTGGACGACGAGGCCCTGGTCGCCCCCGGGGCCACCCTGCCCACTTATTGACGCGTAATAGTTGACTCATCCGCTCGCTATGAGTTAAGATATAAGAGTCAACGGGGGCGATCGACCCCGTACGACGCCGACAGTCAGGAGCGGCCGCTTCGGGCTGTACGGCAGGTCCGTAGCTCAGTTCGGGTAGAGCGGCCCCCATGCCGGGGGAGGGTCAGGGGTTCAAGTCCCCTCGGACCGCGAAGTGCTGATGTGCGCCCCTCCAGAGGCGACGTCCCCGTTGAGAGGGCGCACCGGCACAGCAGAACGAACCCGCCCAGCAGATCACTGGACCGGGTTGAAGGAGGGAGGACGCTTCCTCTGGAACGGTAGCTCAATTGGCAGAGCAACCCTGCGGGGTTGGATACGGGTTCAAGTCCCGTCCGTTCACGATGTGTCAGCGGGGCTGGTGAGGCTCCCCCAGCCGAGCCGGGCCTGTTGACACACCGCACACGGTCCCTGGGGAGGGGCCGCGTACGGCCCGGCCGTCGGCCGGGGAAGGTGATGAGCAAGCCCTTCGCGGGCCCTACCTGATCCGGTCCCCGGCCCGACGGCGGGAAACCACGCCCCTGTGGAGTAGTCGGTCATCTCGCCCCCCTCTCAAGGGGGAGACCGCGGGTTCGAATCCCGCCGGGGGTACAACGCGCCGGTGCGGCCTTGGGAAAGGGCTCCCTCCGGCGCGGCAAGCGGACCCGTCCGGCCTGATATCACCGGCGCGGGTCGAAGGAGGGGTAGCTCCCCTCTGGAGCTCTGGTGTTGGCAGCACGCCCCCGGGTGGGGGAAGAGCGGGATCACGCCCCGCAAGCTCACGGCGTCGTATCGGACCTGCCCGGCCCCACCCGGGCAGGTCCGTGCGGCCCAGAACGGCACCGGACGGACCCGCTTCGCCGTCCACGCCCGGAACGTTCCGACAGGCTCAAAGGCCCGGAGAACCTCCGCCTTTCCGGCGGTGCGCCCGGCGCTGGCCTGTGACGTTCCCGGGCCAGGAGCGAGGCCAAGCGGACGTCTGTTCCGCGCCGCCCCCTCCTCGGAACGGAGCGGGCGGCAGCCGCCGTTCCCTGCTGGCGCGCCGCTCATGGTGCCCAGAGGTGATGGCCCCCGGGGAACGGGGGCGCGATCGCCACCACTCCCGGCCTTGCCGGGGCGGGACGAGTCCCGTACGGATTCCCCCATGCCGTGCGCCGACTCGCTTTCCGCCCCGGCGGGCCGGCCGTCCGCCCGGCGGCCGGACCCACGGCCGTGCACCGTCTCGTTTCCCGTCGCCCATTCCACCCGCGGACTGCCCCTTCACGGCAGCCGGCGGCACAGCCCGAAAGGAGTTCCACATGGGCGCCTACGACTTCATCACCTCCGGTACCGGCGGGGACGCCGAACAGGCGTTCGCGGCCGCCAGAGCGGAAGCATGCCGGGAGTTCGGGAACCGCGGCTACACCGGGACGATCGCCGAGAAGGACGACTTCGTCCTGGTCATGGACCGCCCCCTGTCTCCGGACGCCGCCGAGGAGTACGCGGTGCACCTTCTGAACACTGACGACGAGCGGATCCGCGACAAGCGGGGGCCGGCCGGGGCGATCCCGGTGGACGACGGCACCTGGCTGTTCGTGGGCTACGCCGCCTCCTGACCGCCCGCCCGCCGCCGCAGGTCAACCGCCACGACATGCCCCCGCCCGAGACGACCATGTGCATAGTGACCGAGAGGAAGCAGGACATGAAGCAGACGGCTGACAGCCCCGGAGCGCCCGCGTCGTTCACGCCCTCGCTGCGTGCGGAGCGGTACGACGAGGTGGTCACCTACGACGACGCAGGGACGGCCAAGCCGCCGCAGCGGACCTACGAGAAGGTATGGCAGGGCGGTTGCGGCCCGGACTTCACCATCGAGGACGGAGAGAGCAGCCACCGCGTCCGGCCCGTCCGGCTGCGTATCCGCTGGTTCCAGGACGGCGCCGCCGCGCCCCGCTGGAACAGCATCGAGGTGACCGGCCACGAGCTCCTGCCCGACGAGAGCCTGGGCCGTCTTCCCATCCGGGAGATCTGGACCAGCTACCACGCCGAGCTGGGGCAGGTGCCCGACTGGTTCCTCCAGTTCGTCAGCGCCAACCCCCCTGAGCTGCGGACCGTCCCGCAGAGCTAACGCCCAACCCGCCGCTCGCCCGCGGCGGTCCCGGCTCCTGTCGTCCATGGGTAAGACACCGGTCTTTCAAGCCGGGAAACGGGGTTCGAGTCCCCGCAGGAGCACCCACCACCCGCCCGTTCCGCCGCCCCCTCAGGAGCACTCCCTGTGGCCCGTTACCGCTGCCGGCCGAACGTCATGCTCGCCGCGCCGATCGTCACCCTGCCCACCGCAATCGCCCACCACGTGTGCGCCGAGCTTGCCGGCCGGCCCGATCCGGCCTGGCGCCTGCTGGGCCGTCTCGTGGCCGCCCAGCTCTTCCCCGGCAGCCTCCGCCACACCATCACCCTGCCCCCGCGCGACCTCAACGACCTGCTCAGCGTCCTGCTGGACATCTCCATCGACTTCTCCAGCGACACGCTCTCGCCCGAGGCGTGCGGCTTCACCGAAGCCGACATTCACGAGGCCATCGACCTGCACCAGCACCACTACGGCCCGCTCCTGGACTACTGACCACCAGCGGTCCTGCCGGCTACTCACCGCCGAGCTCCTGCCGCGTCCGGCCCGCGCCGACCGGCAGGAGCCGGCGCCGCCACACTGGGAGATCCCGAATGGAACTGCTGCAACTCGGCGCCCCCGCCGACCCAGGCTTCCGCCTCGACCTCAACGGCACCGCCCGCTTCCTCCACGAGGGCTACACCGTCGCGCTCCATCTGCGCCGCGCCACCCCCGAGGACGTCCGGTCCTACTACGAGCCGCTGGAGAGCGACCGCCACGACGTCCTTCTCATGGGCACCGTGACGCTGGAAGGCGTCGCACGGCCTGAGCCGTCGCGAACGAGCGCGACGCCCACAGCATGAGGCAGGCGCTGGAGGAGGTCCTGCACGCCGCCGTCGACGACGTCCGCCGCACTGTCGTCCGCCTGAACGCCCGAGTGGAGCAGATCGACCGCACGCACAGCGCACAGCAGCCGTAACAGCTTCACCACCCCGACATCACAGGGAAGTTGGCA contains:
- the yidD gene encoding membrane protein insertion efficiency factor YidD translates to MPKKRRDRKRRDKDENCCVGCVDDCASYCAICGPAAALTALLTFLRAPTVAPGDDPAAPRPQGRAAALMYGAVRRYRVAVSPRRPACCPYTPSCSTYAVKALHQHGALRGGLLTLGRLTRCRPAAALHRGLHDPVPERHH
- a CDS encoding GntR family transcriptional regulator; the protein is METDSRPPFQQAAEVLRTAIFSGELPPGARIPSARILQRDFGVSSSTVQNALRVLKREGLVYSVLGRGSYVREHPGESKGEGATDAREVQHRGGGTAAPARERLRGHGVIADDPRPPYVQVAEILRSEIQAGRLVPGGRFPSARELQERFRIANSTAQNATRRLKEEGLVYTVKGRGAFVRTTKAARPDRGNRLSPSAPTGTPARDDAELVLALTAAKQRLTQAFTEYEQALTSYRALIQQAQTRQLNISDQATTTDTGLQNREDPQWTPTNTTTHPDTVPAGG